In one window of Poriferisphaera corsica DNA:
- a CDS encoding flagellar hook protein FlgE — protein MGLGTSMYTALSGLTSNSQLLSVSGNNISNVNTTAFKRTQVSFETQISTTLKSGSSPTDSLGGTNPVQLGLGVRMGSTRKDFTSGTPQPTGISTNMAIDGNGFFIVEQNGSRFFTRDGGFVLDRDFNLVSPSSGALVQGYPIDNDYNIVEGVFQPINIPIGVMTIAEKTENVNLSGNLNVGGDIGTQGSTHESQVMYSDAAGTTIATETTPLDSLYKADGTKMFNVGDVITIEGVTRGGATVTKMTFEVGATNTTDSDTNGTTLQEYMDFMQGSLGIDTTQTGAGVTLNAGKLTVTGNYGTGNEYRIEDGNIIVNKGASPTVPFDMSITEHAVGESSKTSFIVYDSLGNELKVNMTYVLESRDDSGSTWRFYAQSDQDTDIDTVIGTGTIQFDNNGQYIGAADAEIILNRDGTGAETPQSINLNFNAPNGQITSLQSTAGQVSMILQDGSALGTLEDFTVSANGVITGVFSNSLLRNLGQIPLAMFANNEGLEELGGNLYRASTNSGTPIMVAPTSGGSGKVIGRAVEGSNVDLAEEFLNMINASTGFSANSRVMSTSNSMMQELLSTIR, from the coding sequence ATGGGACTTGGAACTTCGATGTACACCGCGTTGTCAGGTTTGACATCAAACTCTCAACTTTTGAGCGTTTCCGGTAACAACATCTCCAATGTGAATACAACCGCTTTCAAGCGTACTCAGGTATCGTTTGAAACCCAGATCTCCACCACCCTGAAAAGTGGCTCCTCACCAACCGATTCGCTCGGCGGCACCAACCCGGTTCAACTCGGCCTCGGCGTTCGAATGGGTTCGACCCGTAAAGACTTCACCAGCGGTACACCACAACCAACTGGCATCAGCACCAACATGGCCATCGACGGCAACGGCTTCTTCATCGTCGAACAAAACGGCTCACGTTTCTTTACACGTGACGGCGGCTTTGTCCTTGACCGTGATTTTAACCTTGTCTCTCCTTCTTCCGGTGCTCTTGTCCAGGGTTACCCCATCGACAATGATTACAACATCGTTGAAGGTGTCTTCCAGCCCATCAATATCCCAATTGGCGTCATGACCATTGCGGAGAAAACTGAAAACGTCAATCTCTCAGGCAACCTTAATGTAGGCGGTGATATTGGCACGCAAGGTTCAACACATGAATCGCAAGTTATGTACTCCGACGCAGCCGGTACCACAATCGCAACAGAAACAACACCTCTCGATTCACTCTACAAAGCCGATGGCACCAAAATGTTCAATGTTGGCGATGTCATCACGATCGAAGGTGTGACACGCGGCGGAGCAACCGTCACCAAAATGACCTTCGAAGTCGGCGCCACTAATACCACTGATAGTGATACCAATGGCACAACCCTCCAAGAATACATGGATTTCATGCAGGGTTCGCTTGGCATTGATACGACACAAACTGGTGCTGGCGTAACGCTCAATGCGGGTAAGCTCACCGTCACAGGGAACTACGGCACAGGCAACGAATACCGTATTGAAGATGGCAACATCATCGTCAATAAAGGTGCATCGCCTACCGTCCCATTTGATATGAGCATTACCGAACACGCAGTTGGTGAATCTTCGAAAACCAGCTTTATCGTTTACGACAGTCTCGGTAACGAACTCAAAGTTAACATGACTTACGTCCTTGAAAGTCGTGACGACTCAGGTTCCACCTGGCGATTTTATGCTCAATCAGACCAAGACACGGATATCGACACCGTCATCGGTACCGGCACCATTCAGTTTGATAATAACGGTCAATACATCGGTGCTGCGGACGCTGAAATTATCCTCAACCGCGATGGCACTGGCGCCGAAACGCCACAATCCATCAACCTCAATTTCAACGCACCAAACGGACAAATCACTTCTCTTCAAAGTACCGCCGGTCAGGTTTCGATGATCCTCCAGGACGGCTCAGCTCTCGGCACGCTCGAAGACTTCACTGTCTCCGCAAACGGCGTCATCACTGGCGTCTTCTCAAACAGCCTTCTTCGTAACCTCGGCCAAATCCCACTCGCTATGTTCGCAAACAATGAAGGCCTCGAAGAACTCGGCGGTAACCTCTATCGCGCCTCAACCAACTCCGGCACACCCATCATGGTCGCACCAACTTCCGGTGGTTCTGGCAAAGTCATTGGCCGTGCTGTTGAAGGTTCCAACGTCGACCTTGCTGAAGAATTCCTAAACATGATCAACGCATCCACCGGCTTCTCCGCCAACTCACGTGTGATGTCCACCAGCAACTCCATGATGCAAGAATTGCTCTCAACCATCAGGTAA
- a CDS encoding flagellar FlbD family protein, which produces MITVTRLNGKKLVVNAELIRTVEENPDTTIKLINGDHIIVKEPMHRVVELTVEYGRSLRRLLPPS; this is translated from the coding sequence ATGATTACGGTGACAAGACTCAACGGAAAAAAACTCGTCGTCAATGCGGAACTGATCCGCACAGTCGAAGAGAATCCCGACACCACGATTAAGCTCATTAATGGCGACCACATCATCGTCAAAGAGCCTATGCATCGTGTCGTTGAACTCACCGTTGAATACGGGCGAAGCCTTCGGAGATTGCTTCCCCCTTCATAA
- a CDS encoding motility protein A, whose translation MDLGILFGFIGTWVLVFWALLSGGQIGMYVDVPSVIIVVGASFTVTFFALPASTVKGIIAIIRKAVFWQSAPVEKLIEDMVSYAEIARRDGILSLENSTKDIDDPFIVQGIQMAVDGTDPELIEQIMTTELENQMERHDTGKAIFDTVGKYAPAFGMIGTLVGLVAMLADLSDPSGIGAGMAVALLTTLYGALISNALALPIADRLEKRSAEEVLYKTIIIKGVMSIQSGDNPRVVEQKLRTFLPPALRPQEEKEAA comes from the coding sequence ATGGATCTCGGTATCCTATTTGGTTTTATTGGTACATGGGTACTTGTCTTCTGGGCTCTGCTCTCAGGCGGCCAGATCGGTATGTACGTCGATGTTCCTTCGGTCATCATCGTTGTCGGTGCATCTTTCACCGTCACTTTCTTTGCGCTCCCCGCCAGTACCGTCAAAGGCATTATCGCCATCATACGTAAAGCCGTATTCTGGCAGTCCGCCCCCGTTGAAAAACTCATCGAAGATATGGTTTCCTACGCCGAGATCGCTCGCCGTGACGGCATCCTCTCTCTCGAAAATTCAACCAAAGACATCGATGACCCCTTCATCGTTCAAGGCATCCAAATGGCTGTCGATGGCACAGACCCAGAACTCATCGAACAGATCATGACCACTGAACTCGAAAATCAGATGGAACGTCATGACACCGGCAAAGCCATTTTCGACACCGTCGGCAAGTACGCACCCGCCTTCGGCATGATCGGTACGCTCGTTGGCCTCGTCGCCATGCTCGCCGACCTTTCCGACCCATCAGGCATCGGTGCTGGTATGGCCGTCGCTCTGCTCACAACACTCTACGGTGCGCTCATCTCAAACGCACTCGCACTCCCTATCGCCGACAGACTCGAAAAACGTTCTGCCGAAGAAGTCCTCTACAAAACAATCATCATCAAGGGCGTCATGTCCATTCAATCCGGCGACAACCCCCGTGTTGTCGAACAAAAACTCCGTACCTTCCTCCCACCAGCACTGAGGCCGCAAGAAGAAAAAGAAGCAGCCTAA
- a CDS encoding OmpA/MotB family protein, protein MAKKHKCPPAGAPDWMVTFSDMTTLLLCFFVLIIAFSEIKKEDEFQAVVEEVKKAFGMKGGGGRLPTNDDPELTLIQRLEALNLQRQKMENESNTEDPGIEGKERETTVIRPGMLIVLGGPITFEHGSANLTQKAKEQLDFIATQTRGNNNLIEIAGHAASMESRDLPARFTTLWDLSYARANATLDYLTSDKVALNPNRFRLISNADREPVVRRLYSPDQQAPNRRVIVRVSESIVRDYTQPIALGH, encoded by the coding sequence ATGGCTAAGAAGCACAAATGCCCACCCGCTGGCGCACCCGACTGGATGGTCACGTTCTCCGACATGACCACCCTCCTCCTATGCTTCTTCGTCCTCATTATCGCCTTCTCCGAAATCAAAAAAGAAGATGAGTTTCAAGCCGTCGTCGAAGAAGTTAAAAAAGCCTTCGGCATGAAAGGTGGTGGCGGTCGTCTCCCAACCAACGACGACCCCGAACTCACACTCATTCAGCGACTCGAAGCGCTCAACCTGCAACGCCAGAAAATGGAAAATGAGTCTAACACCGAAGATCCCGGCATCGAAGGCAAGGAACGCGAAACAACCGTCATTCGCCCCGGCATGCTCATTGTCCTCGGCGGGCCCATCACATTCGAGCACGGCTCCGCAAACCTGACGCAAAAAGCAAAAGAGCAACTCGACTTCATCGCCACACAAACTCGAGGCAACAACAACCTCATCGAAATCGCCGGGCACGCCGCTTCAATGGAATCACGCGATCTCCCCGCACGCTTTACAACACTCTGGGATCTCAGCTACGCTCGCGCCAACGCCACACTCGACTATCTAACCAGTGATAAAGTCGCGCTCAATCCCAACCGATTTAGATTAATCAGTAACGCCGATCGCGAACCCGTTGTTCGCAGACTCTATTCACCCGATCAGCAGGCACCAAACCGCCGCGTCATCGTCCGAGTCAGCGAGTCCATCGTCCGAGATTACACACAACCCATCGCACTAGGCCATTGA
- the fliN gene encoding flagellar motor switch protein FliN, with protein MAEDTQQSTNDMTQDTSVQDALDQAQASVNEIKDQVDQVNADFNLPDFTSIPEAEGIEMLSDVDLGVTIELGRTEMLVEDVLRLAKGSVVELDKLAGDPVDVRVNGRLVARGEVLVLNDNFCIRISEIVANLDEPVESLIPGLEAPRTQPENQPTS; from the coding sequence ATGGCAGAAGACACGCAACAATCCACCAACGACATGACCCAGGACACATCCGTCCAGGATGCGCTCGATCAAGCTCAAGCTTCGGTCAATGAAATCAAAGATCAGGTCGATCAGGTGAACGCGGACTTCAACCTCCCCGACTTCACTTCAATCCCCGAAGCTGAAGGCATTGAAATGCTCTCAGACGTCGATCTCGGCGTCACCATCGAACTCGGACGCACCGAAATGCTCGTCGAAGATGTACTCCGACTCGCAAAGGGTTCCGTCGTCGAACTCGACAAGCTCGCAGGCGACCCCGTCGATGTTCGCGTTAACGGCCGTCTCGTCGCGCGTGGCGAAGTCCTCGTCCTCAACGATAACTTCTGTATCCGTATCTCAGAAATCGTTGCCAACCTCGACGAACCCGTTGAATCCCTCATCCCCGGCCTCGAAGCCCCTAGAACTCAACCCGAAAATCAACCCACTTCCTAA